The following are encoded in a window of Corvus moneduloides isolate bCorMon1 chromosome 26, bCorMon1.pri, whole genome shotgun sequence genomic DNA:
- the MAPT gene encoding microtubule-associated protein tau isoform X16 — MMEDHAPGQEKHFSSGYPLQIPVDDGSDEPVSETSDAKSTPTTEDATAPLVEEGDHEDQGGAEQHGEIPEGTTAEEAGVGATPNLEDHAAGDATQGRVDKEGTEADEKKPKAKTGTARTGQAQRNSTNATRIPAKTPTAPKTPPSSGRKEQKKTPPAAAKTEKGEQPKSGDRSGYSSPGSPGTPGSRSRTPSLPTPPAREPKKVAVVRTPPKSPASAKTRVQPSAAPMPDLKNVKSKIGSTDNLKHQPGGGKVQIINKKLDFSSVQSKCGSKDNIKHIPGGGSVQIINKKLDFSSVQSRCGSKDNIKHIPGGGSVQIVYKPVDLSHVTSKCGSLGNIHHKPGGGQVEVKSEKLDFKDKVQSKIGSLDNISHVPGGGNKKIETHKLTFRENAKAKTDHGAEIVYKSPTISGDASPRRLSNVSSTGSINLVDSPQLATLADEVSASLAKQGL; from the exons ATGCCACAGCACCTTTAGTGGAGGAAGGAGACCACGAGGATCAGGGTGGTGCGGAACAGCACGGGGAGATCCCAGAAGGAACCACAG ctgaagaGGCGGGGGTAGGAGCCACTCCCAACCTGGAGGATCACGCTGCAGGAGACGCCACTCAAG GTCGTGTTGACAAGGAAGGGACCGAAGCTGATGAAAAGAAACCCAAG GCGAAGACGGGCACGGCACGCACGGGGCAGGCGCAGAGGAACTCCACCAACGCCACCCGCATCCCGGCCAAGACCCCCACGGCCCCCAAGACCCCTCCCAGCTCCG gcagaaaggagcagaaaaaaacacctcctgcagcagcaaagacTGAGAAAG GTGAGCAGCCAAAGTCTGGAGACAGAAGCGGTTACAGCAGTCCCGGCTCCCCCGGGACTCCAGGCAGCCGTTCCCGCACCCCCTCTCTGCCCACCCCACCAGCCAGGGAGCCCAAGAAGGTGGCAGTGGTTCGCACCCCACCGAAATCTCCCGCCTCTGCCAAGACCCGCGTCCAGCCGTCGGCCGCGCCCATGCCCGACCTGAAAAACGTCAAGTCCAAAATTGGCTCCACTGATAACCTCAAGCACCAGCCTGGAGGTGGCAAG GTGCAGATAATTAATAAGAAGCTGGACTTTAGCAGCGTTCAATCCAAGTGTGGCTCAAAGGATAATATCAAACACATCCCGGGCGGAGGCAGT GTGCAGATAATTAATAAGAAGCTGGACTTTAGCAGCGTTCAATCCAGGTGTGGCTCAAAGGATAATATCAAACACATCCCGGGCGGAGGCAGT GTGCAAATCGTTTACAAACCAGTCGACCTGAGCCATGTGACATCCAAATGTGGTTCCCTGGGCAACATCCATCACAAGCCAG GTGGTGGCCAGGTGGAGGTGAAATCTGAGAAACTGGACTTCAAAGATAAGGTGCAGTCGAAAATCGGGTCCCTAGATAACATCAGCCACGTCCCTGGAGGAGGCAATAAAAAG ATTGAGACTCACAAGCTGACCTTCCGCGAGAACGCCAAAGCCAAGACCGACCACGGCGCCGAAATCGTCTACAAGTCCCCGACCATCTCCGGAGATGCCTCCCCGCGCCGCCTTAGCAACGTCTCCTCCACCGGCAGCATCAACCTGGTGGACTCCCCCCAGCTGGCCACGCTAGCCGACGAGGTGTCCGCCTCGCTGGCCAAGCAGGGCTTGTGA
- the MAPT gene encoding microtubule-associated protein tau isoform X12, whose protein sequence is MMEDHAPGQEKHFSSGYPLQIPVDDGSDEPVSETSDAKSTPTTEDATAPLVEEGDHEDQGGAEQHGEIPEGTTAEEAGVGATPNLEDHAAGDATQGEPSSPKLQPGPQECVGEAVKGASQPPEQGAGLQQPPLSRETKAPAAAPTRIEVTIPIPLDMYQGSGASEGSSELWDQGGREGVGVEPELGRGVRTEGLAGAGGTGDHKDGPSPLCARAPLKEDSSGRERDQDRDIDETSEQGLPSLVDHRVSLGPEKGLCPAAAKETHEEHDGENKSKDVLRDTPGEALLTEAESHKAGEDQEEKQQPLGGEGGLDVTPSEPSESVSQKEAEPKEGEDSGPVLEAAKLPAEVEDDMKDKDAPSEEVVPDAGGRWTPRKKPSGLAADKATRVPLLKGRVDKEGTEADEKKPKKSSPCPAKPPGSIPPLRHTAPPKPPSSPASASKRASPAAARPAGTGTQETRAKAKTGTARTGQAQRNSTNATRIPAKTPTAPKTPPSSGEQPKSGDRSGYSSPGSPGTPGSRSRTPSLPTPPAREPKKVAVVRTPPKSPASAKTRVQPSAAPMPDLKNVKSKIGSTDNLKHQPGGGKVQIVYKPVDLSHVTSKCGSLGNIHHKPGGGQVEVKSEKLDFKDKVQSKIGSLDNISHVPGGGNKKIETHKLTFRENAKAKTDHGAEIVYKSPTISGDASPRRLSNVSSTGSINLVDSPQLATLADEVSASLAKQGL, encoded by the exons ATGCCACAGCACCTTTAGTGGAGGAAGGAGACCACGAGGATCAGGGTGGTGCGGAACAGCACGGGGAGATCCCAGAAGGAACCACAG ctgaagaGGCGGGGGTAGGAGCCACTCCCAACCTGGAGGATCACGCTGCAGGAGACGCCACTCAAG GCGAGCCGAGCTCTCCAaagctccagcctggccctcaGGAGTGTGTGGGAGAGGCAGTAAAAGGTGCCAGCCAGCCCCCAGAGCAGGGAGCGGGGCTTCAGCAGCCGCCTCTGTCGCGTGAAACAAAGGCCccggcagcagctcccaccagaATTGAGGTCACCATCCCAATACCCCTGGATATGTACCAAGGCTCTGGAGCATCCGAAGGCAGCAGTGAGTTGTGGGATCAGGGAGGCAGAGAAGGCGTCGGTgtggagccagagctgggccGTGGCGTGCGCACGGAGGGtctggcaggagcaggtggcacaggtgacCATAAAGATGGACCATCTCCTTTGTGTGCCAGAGCCCCGTTAAAAGAAGATTCCAGCGGACGGGAGAGAGATCAGGACCGGGATATTGATGAAACTTCTGAGCAAGGTTTGCCTTCCCTTGTGGATCATCGTGTTTCACTGGGACCTGAAAAGGGCTtgtgtccagcagcagccaaggagACTCATGAAGAACATGATGGAGAAAACAAGTCCAAAGATGTCCTCAGAGACACCCCAGGAGAGGCACTTCTGACTGAAGCTGAGTCACATAAAGCAGGAGAGGACCAAGAGGAGAAACAACAGCCACTGGGGGGAGAAGGAGGTCTGGATGTGACCCCATCAGAGCCTTCTGAAAGTGTCTCCCAAAAAGAGGCTGAGCCCAAGGAGGGAGAAGATTCCGGGCCCGTGCTAGAAGCAGCCAAACTGCCTGCTGAGGTAGAAGATGATATGAAGGACAAAGATGCTCCTTCGGAAGAGGTTGTGCCAGATGCAGGGGGCCGCTGGACGCCCAGGAAGAAGCCCAGTGGCCTGGCTGCAGACAAGGCCACTCGTGTCCCTCTCCTCAAAG GTCGTGTTGACAAGGAAGGGACCGAAGCTGATGAAAAGAAACCCAAG AAATCCTCACCCTGCCCTGCCAAACCCCCCGGCTCCATCCCCCCCCTCCGACACACAGCCCCTCCGAAACcaccctccagccctgcctctgcctccaAGCGAGCCTCTCCTGCCGCAGCCCGGCCTGCCGGTACAGGGACGCAGGAGACAAGAGCCAAG GCGAAGACGGGCACGGCACGCACGGGGCAGGCGCAGAGGAACTCCACCAACGCCACCCGCATCCCGGCCAAGACCCCCACGGCCCCCAAGACCCCTCCCAGCTCCG GTGAGCAGCCAAAGTCTGGAGACAGAAGCGGTTACAGCAGTCCCGGCTCCCCCGGGACTCCAGGCAGCCGTTCCCGCACCCCCTCTCTGCCCACCCCACCAGCCAGGGAGCCCAAGAAGGTGGCAGTGGTTCGCACCCCACCGAAATCTCCCGCCTCTGCCAAGACCCGCGTCCAGCCGTCGGCCGCGCCCATGCCCGACCTGAAAAACGTCAAGTCCAAAATTGGCTCCACTGATAACCTCAAGCACCAGCCTGGAGGTGGCAAG GTGCAAATCGTTTACAAACCAGTCGACCTGAGCCATGTGACATCCAAATGTGGTTCCCTGGGCAACATCCATCACAAGCCAG GTGGTGGCCAGGTGGAGGTGAAATCTGAGAAACTGGACTTCAAAGATAAGGTGCAGTCGAAAATCGGGTCCCTAGATAACATCAGCCACGTCCCTGGAGGAGGCAATAAAAAG ATTGAGACTCACAAGCTGACCTTCCGCGAGAACGCCAAAGCCAAGACCGACCACGGCGCCGAAATCGTCTACAAGTCCCCGACCATCTCCGGAGATGCCTCCCCGCGCCGCCTTAGCAACGTCTCCTCCACCGGCAGCATCAACCTGGTGGACTCCCCCCAGCTGGCCACGCTAGCCGACGAGGTGTCCGCCTCGCTGGCCAAGCAGGGCTTGTGA
- the MAPT gene encoding microtubule-associated protein tau isoform X7 codes for MMEDHAPGQEKHFSSGYPLQIPVDDGSDEPVSETSDAKSTPTTEDATAPLVEEGDHEDQGGAEQHGEIPEGTTAEEAGVGATPNLEDHAAGDATQGEPSSPKLQPGPQECVGEAVKGASQPPEQGAGLQQPPLSRETKAPAAAPTRIEVTIPIPLDMYQGSGASEGSSELWDQGGREGVGVEPELGRGVRTEGLAGAGGTGDHKDGPSPLCARAPLKEDSSGRERDQDRDIDETSEQGLPSLVDHRVSLGPEKGLCPAAAKETHEEHDGENKSKDVLRDTPGEALLTEAESHKAGEDQEEKQQPLGGEGGLDVTPSEPSESVSQKEAEPKEGEDSGPVLEAAKLPAEVEDDMKDKDAPSEEVVPDAGGRWTPRKKPSGLAADKATRVPLLKGRVDKEGTEADEKKPKKSSPCPAKPPGSIPPLRHTAPPKPPSSPASASKRASPAAARPAGTGTQETRAKAKTGTARTGQAQRNSTNATRIPAKTPTAPKTPPSSGEQPKSGDRSGYSSPGSPGTPGSRSRTPSLPTPPAREPKKVAVVRTPPKSPASAKTRVQPSAAPMPDLKNVKSKIGSTDNLKHQPGGGKVQIINKKLDFSSVQSKCGSKDNIKHIPGGGSVQIVYKPVDLSHVTSKCGSLGNIHHKPGGGQVEVKSEKLDFKDKVQSKIGSLDNISHVPGGGNKKIETHKLTFRENAKAKTDHGAEIVYKSPTISGDASPRRLSNVSSTGSINLVDSPQLATLADEVSASLAKQGL; via the exons ATGCCACAGCACCTTTAGTGGAGGAAGGAGACCACGAGGATCAGGGTGGTGCGGAACAGCACGGGGAGATCCCAGAAGGAACCACAG ctgaagaGGCGGGGGTAGGAGCCACTCCCAACCTGGAGGATCACGCTGCAGGAGACGCCACTCAAG GCGAGCCGAGCTCTCCAaagctccagcctggccctcaGGAGTGTGTGGGAGAGGCAGTAAAAGGTGCCAGCCAGCCCCCAGAGCAGGGAGCGGGGCTTCAGCAGCCGCCTCTGTCGCGTGAAACAAAGGCCccggcagcagctcccaccagaATTGAGGTCACCATCCCAATACCCCTGGATATGTACCAAGGCTCTGGAGCATCCGAAGGCAGCAGTGAGTTGTGGGATCAGGGAGGCAGAGAAGGCGTCGGTgtggagccagagctgggccGTGGCGTGCGCACGGAGGGtctggcaggagcaggtggcacaggtgacCATAAAGATGGACCATCTCCTTTGTGTGCCAGAGCCCCGTTAAAAGAAGATTCCAGCGGACGGGAGAGAGATCAGGACCGGGATATTGATGAAACTTCTGAGCAAGGTTTGCCTTCCCTTGTGGATCATCGTGTTTCACTGGGACCTGAAAAGGGCTtgtgtccagcagcagccaaggagACTCATGAAGAACATGATGGAGAAAACAAGTCCAAAGATGTCCTCAGAGACACCCCAGGAGAGGCACTTCTGACTGAAGCTGAGTCACATAAAGCAGGAGAGGACCAAGAGGAGAAACAACAGCCACTGGGGGGAGAAGGAGGTCTGGATGTGACCCCATCAGAGCCTTCTGAAAGTGTCTCCCAAAAAGAGGCTGAGCCCAAGGAGGGAGAAGATTCCGGGCCCGTGCTAGAAGCAGCCAAACTGCCTGCTGAGGTAGAAGATGATATGAAGGACAAAGATGCTCCTTCGGAAGAGGTTGTGCCAGATGCAGGGGGCCGCTGGACGCCCAGGAAGAAGCCCAGTGGCCTGGCTGCAGACAAGGCCACTCGTGTCCCTCTCCTCAAAG GTCGTGTTGACAAGGAAGGGACCGAAGCTGATGAAAAGAAACCCAAG AAATCCTCACCCTGCCCTGCCAAACCCCCCGGCTCCATCCCCCCCCTCCGACACACAGCCCCTCCGAAACcaccctccagccctgcctctgcctccaAGCGAGCCTCTCCTGCCGCAGCCCGGCCTGCCGGTACAGGGACGCAGGAGACAAGAGCCAAG GCGAAGACGGGCACGGCACGCACGGGGCAGGCGCAGAGGAACTCCACCAACGCCACCCGCATCCCGGCCAAGACCCCCACGGCCCCCAAGACCCCTCCCAGCTCCG GTGAGCAGCCAAAGTCTGGAGACAGAAGCGGTTACAGCAGTCCCGGCTCCCCCGGGACTCCAGGCAGCCGTTCCCGCACCCCCTCTCTGCCCACCCCACCAGCCAGGGAGCCCAAGAAGGTGGCAGTGGTTCGCACCCCACCGAAATCTCCCGCCTCTGCCAAGACCCGCGTCCAGCCGTCGGCCGCGCCCATGCCCGACCTGAAAAACGTCAAGTCCAAAATTGGCTCCACTGATAACCTCAAGCACCAGCCTGGAGGTGGCAAG GTGCAGATAATTAATAAGAAGCTGGACTTTAGCAGCGTTCAATCCAAGTGTGGCTCAAAGGATAATATCAAACACATCCCGGGCGGAGGCAGT GTGCAAATCGTTTACAAACCAGTCGACCTGAGCCATGTGACATCCAAATGTGGTTCCCTGGGCAACATCCATCACAAGCCAG GTGGTGGCCAGGTGGAGGTGAAATCTGAGAAACTGGACTTCAAAGATAAGGTGCAGTCGAAAATCGGGTCCCTAGATAACATCAGCCACGTCCCTGGAGGAGGCAATAAAAAG ATTGAGACTCACAAGCTGACCTTCCGCGAGAACGCCAAAGCCAAGACCGACCACGGCGCCGAAATCGTCTACAAGTCCCCGACCATCTCCGGAGATGCCTCCCCGCGCCGCCTTAGCAACGTCTCCTCCACCGGCAGCATCAACCTGGTGGACTCCCCCCAGCTGGCCACGCTAGCCGACGAGGTGTCCGCCTCGCTGGCCAAGCAGGGCTTGTGA
- the MAPT gene encoding microtubule-associated protein tau isoform X18 yields the protein MMEDHAPGQEKHFSSGYPLQIPVDDGSDEPVSETSDAKSTPTTEDATAPLVEEGDHEDQGGAEQHGEIPEGTTAEEAGVGATPNLEDHAAGDATQGRVDKEGTEADEKKPKKSSPCPAKPPGSIPPLRHTAPPKPPSSPASASKRASPAAARPAGTGTQETRAKAKTGTARTGQAQRNSTNATRIPAKTPTAPKTPPSSGRKEQKKTPPAAAKTEKGEQPKSGDRSGYSSPGSPGTPGSRSRTPSLPTPPAREPKKVAVVRTPPKSPASAKTRVQPSAAPMPDLKNVKSKIGSTDNLKHQPGGGKVQIINKKLDFSSVQSKCGSKDNIKHIPGGGSVQIVYKPVDLSHVTSKCGSLGNIHHKPGGGQVEVKSEKLDFKDKVQSKIGSLDNISHVPGGGNKKIETHKLTFRENAKAKTDHGAEIVYKSPTISGDASPRRLSNVSSTGSINLVDSPQLATLADEVSASLAKQGL from the exons ATGCCACAGCACCTTTAGTGGAGGAAGGAGACCACGAGGATCAGGGTGGTGCGGAACAGCACGGGGAGATCCCAGAAGGAACCACAG ctgaagaGGCGGGGGTAGGAGCCACTCCCAACCTGGAGGATCACGCTGCAGGAGACGCCACTCAAG GTCGTGTTGACAAGGAAGGGACCGAAGCTGATGAAAAGAAACCCAAG AAATCCTCACCCTGCCCTGCCAAACCCCCCGGCTCCATCCCCCCCCTCCGACACACAGCCCCTCCGAAACcaccctccagccctgcctctgcctccaAGCGAGCCTCTCCTGCCGCAGCCCGGCCTGCCGGTACAGGGACGCAGGAGACAAGAGCCAAG GCGAAGACGGGCACGGCACGCACGGGGCAGGCGCAGAGGAACTCCACCAACGCCACCCGCATCCCGGCCAAGACCCCCACGGCCCCCAAGACCCCTCCCAGCTCCG gcagaaaggagcagaaaaaaacacctcctgcagcagcaaagacTGAGAAAG GTGAGCAGCCAAAGTCTGGAGACAGAAGCGGTTACAGCAGTCCCGGCTCCCCCGGGACTCCAGGCAGCCGTTCCCGCACCCCCTCTCTGCCCACCCCACCAGCCAGGGAGCCCAAGAAGGTGGCAGTGGTTCGCACCCCACCGAAATCTCCCGCCTCTGCCAAGACCCGCGTCCAGCCGTCGGCCGCGCCCATGCCCGACCTGAAAAACGTCAAGTCCAAAATTGGCTCCACTGATAACCTCAAGCACCAGCCTGGAGGTGGCAAG GTGCAGATAATTAATAAGAAGCTGGACTTTAGCAGCGTTCAATCCAAGTGTGGCTCAAAGGATAATATCAAACACATCCCGGGCGGAGGCAGT GTGCAAATCGTTTACAAACCAGTCGACCTGAGCCATGTGACATCCAAATGTGGTTCCCTGGGCAACATCCATCACAAGCCAG GTGGTGGCCAGGTGGAGGTGAAATCTGAGAAACTGGACTTCAAAGATAAGGTGCAGTCGAAAATCGGGTCCCTAGATAACATCAGCCACGTCCCTGGAGGAGGCAATAAAAAG ATTGAGACTCACAAGCTGACCTTCCGCGAGAACGCCAAAGCCAAGACCGACCACGGCGCCGAAATCGTCTACAAGTCCCCGACCATCTCCGGAGATGCCTCCCCGCGCCGCCTTAGCAACGTCTCCTCCACCGGCAGCATCAACCTGGTGGACTCCCCCCAGCTGGCCACGCTAGCCGACGAGGTGTCCGCCTCGCTGGCCAAGCAGGGCTTGTGA
- the MAPT gene encoding microtubule-associated protein tau isoform X15: MMEDHAPGQEKHFSSGYPLQIPVDDGSDEPVSETSDAKSTPTTEAEEAGVGATPNLEDHAAGDATQGRVDKEGTEADEKKPKKSSPCPAKPPGSIPPLRHTAPPKPPSSPASASKRASPAAARPAGTGTQETRAKAKTGTARTGQAQRNSTNATRIPAKTPTAPKTPPSSGRKEQKKTPPAAAKTEKGEQPKSGDRSGYSSPGSPGTPGSRSRTPSLPTPPAREPKKVAVVRTPPKSPASAKTRVQPSAAPMPDLKNVKSKIGSTDNLKHQPGGGKVQIINKKLDFSSVQSKCGSKDNIKHIPGGGSVQIINKKLDFSSVQSRCGSKDNIKHIPGGGSVQIVYKPVDLSHVTSKCGSLGNIHHKPGGGQVEVKSEKLDFKDKVQSKIGSLDNISHVPGGGNKKIETHKLTFRENAKAKTDHGAEIVYKSPTISGDASPRRLSNVSSTGSINLVDSPQLATLADEVSASLAKQGL, from the exons ctgaagaGGCGGGGGTAGGAGCCACTCCCAACCTGGAGGATCACGCTGCAGGAGACGCCACTCAAG GTCGTGTTGACAAGGAAGGGACCGAAGCTGATGAAAAGAAACCCAAG AAATCCTCACCCTGCCCTGCCAAACCCCCCGGCTCCATCCCCCCCCTCCGACACACAGCCCCTCCGAAACcaccctccagccctgcctctgcctccaAGCGAGCCTCTCCTGCCGCAGCCCGGCCTGCCGGTACAGGGACGCAGGAGACAAGAGCCAAG GCGAAGACGGGCACGGCACGCACGGGGCAGGCGCAGAGGAACTCCACCAACGCCACCCGCATCCCGGCCAAGACCCCCACGGCCCCCAAGACCCCTCCCAGCTCCG gcagaaaggagcagaaaaaaacacctcctgcagcagcaaagacTGAGAAAG GTGAGCAGCCAAAGTCTGGAGACAGAAGCGGTTACAGCAGTCCCGGCTCCCCCGGGACTCCAGGCAGCCGTTCCCGCACCCCCTCTCTGCCCACCCCACCAGCCAGGGAGCCCAAGAAGGTGGCAGTGGTTCGCACCCCACCGAAATCTCCCGCCTCTGCCAAGACCCGCGTCCAGCCGTCGGCCGCGCCCATGCCCGACCTGAAAAACGTCAAGTCCAAAATTGGCTCCACTGATAACCTCAAGCACCAGCCTGGAGGTGGCAAG GTGCAGATAATTAATAAGAAGCTGGACTTTAGCAGCGTTCAATCCAAGTGTGGCTCAAAGGATAATATCAAACACATCCCGGGCGGAGGCAGT GTGCAGATAATTAATAAGAAGCTGGACTTTAGCAGCGTTCAATCCAGGTGTGGCTCAAAGGATAATATCAAACACATCCCGGGCGGAGGCAGT GTGCAAATCGTTTACAAACCAGTCGACCTGAGCCATGTGACATCCAAATGTGGTTCCCTGGGCAACATCCATCACAAGCCAG GTGGTGGCCAGGTGGAGGTGAAATCTGAGAAACTGGACTTCAAAGATAAGGTGCAGTCGAAAATCGGGTCCCTAGATAACATCAGCCACGTCCCTGGAGGAGGCAATAAAAAG ATTGAGACTCACAAGCTGACCTTCCGCGAGAACGCCAAAGCCAAGACCGACCACGGCGCCGAAATCGTCTACAAGTCCCCGACCATCTCCGGAGATGCCTCCCCGCGCCGCCTTAGCAACGTCTCCTCCACCGGCAGCATCAACCTGGTGGACTCCCCCCAGCTGGCCACGCTAGCCGACGAGGTGTCCGCCTCGCTGGCCAAGCAGGGCTTGTGA
- the MAPT gene encoding microtubule-associated protein tau isoform X1 yields the protein MMEDHAPGQEKHFSSGYPLQIPVDDGSDEPVSETSDAKSTPTTEDATAPLVEEGDHEDQGGAEQHGEIPEGTTAEEAGVGATPNLEDHAAGDATQGEPSSPKLQPGPQECVGEAVKGASQPPEQGAGLQQPPLSRETKAPAAAPTRIEVTIPIPLDMYQGSGASEGSSELWDQGGREGVGVEPELGRGVRTEGLAGAGGTGDHKDGPSPLCARAPLKEDSSGRERDQDRDIDETSEQGLPSLVDHRVSLGPEKGLCPAAAKETHEEHDGENKSKDVLRDTPGEALLTEAESHKAGEDQEEKQQPLGGEGGLDVTPSEPSESVSQKEAEPKEGEDSGPVLEAAKLPAEVEDDMKDKDAPSEEVVPDAGGRWTPRKKPSGLAADKATRVPLLKGRVDKEGTEADEKKPKKSSPCPAKPPGSIPPLRHTAPPKPPSSPASASKRASPAAARPAGTGTQETRAKAKTGTARTGQAQRNSTNATRIPAKTPTAPKTPPSSGRKEQKKTPPAAAKTEKGEQPKSGDRSGYSSPGSPGTPGSRSRTPSLPTPPAREPKKVAVVRTPPKSPASAKTRVQPSAAPMPDLKNVKSKIGSTDNLKHQPGGGKVQIINKKLDFSSVQSKCGSKDNIKHIPGGGSVQIINKKLDFSSVQSRCGSKDNIKHIPGGGSVQIVYKPVDLSHVTSKCGSLGNIHHKPGGGQVEVKSEKLDFKDKVQSKIGSLDNISHVPGGGNKKIETHKLTFRENAKAKTDHGAEIVYKSPTISGDASPRRLSNVSSTGSINLVDSPQLATLADEVSASLAKQGL from the exons ATGCCACAGCACCTTTAGTGGAGGAAGGAGACCACGAGGATCAGGGTGGTGCGGAACAGCACGGGGAGATCCCAGAAGGAACCACAG ctgaagaGGCGGGGGTAGGAGCCACTCCCAACCTGGAGGATCACGCTGCAGGAGACGCCACTCAAG GCGAGCCGAGCTCTCCAaagctccagcctggccctcaGGAGTGTGTGGGAGAGGCAGTAAAAGGTGCCAGCCAGCCCCCAGAGCAGGGAGCGGGGCTTCAGCAGCCGCCTCTGTCGCGTGAAACAAAGGCCccggcagcagctcccaccagaATTGAGGTCACCATCCCAATACCCCTGGATATGTACCAAGGCTCTGGAGCATCCGAAGGCAGCAGTGAGTTGTGGGATCAGGGAGGCAGAGAAGGCGTCGGTgtggagccagagctgggccGTGGCGTGCGCACGGAGGGtctggcaggagcaggtggcacaggtgacCATAAAGATGGACCATCTCCTTTGTGTGCCAGAGCCCCGTTAAAAGAAGATTCCAGCGGACGGGAGAGAGATCAGGACCGGGATATTGATGAAACTTCTGAGCAAGGTTTGCCTTCCCTTGTGGATCATCGTGTTTCACTGGGACCTGAAAAGGGCTtgtgtccagcagcagccaaggagACTCATGAAGAACATGATGGAGAAAACAAGTCCAAAGATGTCCTCAGAGACACCCCAGGAGAGGCACTTCTGACTGAAGCTGAGTCACATAAAGCAGGAGAGGACCAAGAGGAGAAACAACAGCCACTGGGGGGAGAAGGAGGTCTGGATGTGACCCCATCAGAGCCTTCTGAAAGTGTCTCCCAAAAAGAGGCTGAGCCCAAGGAGGGAGAAGATTCCGGGCCCGTGCTAGAAGCAGCCAAACTGCCTGCTGAGGTAGAAGATGATATGAAGGACAAAGATGCTCCTTCGGAAGAGGTTGTGCCAGATGCAGGGGGCCGCTGGACGCCCAGGAAGAAGCCCAGTGGCCTGGCTGCAGACAAGGCCACTCGTGTCCCTCTCCTCAAAG GTCGTGTTGACAAGGAAGGGACCGAAGCTGATGAAAAGAAACCCAAG AAATCCTCACCCTGCCCTGCCAAACCCCCCGGCTCCATCCCCCCCCTCCGACACACAGCCCCTCCGAAACcaccctccagccctgcctctgcctccaAGCGAGCCTCTCCTGCCGCAGCCCGGCCTGCCGGTACAGGGACGCAGGAGACAAGAGCCAAG GCGAAGACGGGCACGGCACGCACGGGGCAGGCGCAGAGGAACTCCACCAACGCCACCCGCATCCCGGCCAAGACCCCCACGGCCCCCAAGACCCCTCCCAGCTCCG gcagaaaggagcagaaaaaaacacctcctgcagcagcaaagacTGAGAAAG GTGAGCAGCCAAAGTCTGGAGACAGAAGCGGTTACAGCAGTCCCGGCTCCCCCGGGACTCCAGGCAGCCGTTCCCGCACCCCCTCTCTGCCCACCCCACCAGCCAGGGAGCCCAAGAAGGTGGCAGTGGTTCGCACCCCACCGAAATCTCCCGCCTCTGCCAAGACCCGCGTCCAGCCGTCGGCCGCGCCCATGCCCGACCTGAAAAACGTCAAGTCCAAAATTGGCTCCACTGATAACCTCAAGCACCAGCCTGGAGGTGGCAAG GTGCAGATAATTAATAAGAAGCTGGACTTTAGCAGCGTTCAATCCAAGTGTGGCTCAAAGGATAATATCAAACACATCCCGGGCGGAGGCAGT GTGCAGATAATTAATAAGAAGCTGGACTTTAGCAGCGTTCAATCCAGGTGTGGCTCAAAGGATAATATCAAACACATCCCGGGCGGAGGCAGT GTGCAAATCGTTTACAAACCAGTCGACCTGAGCCATGTGACATCCAAATGTGGTTCCCTGGGCAACATCCATCACAAGCCAG GTGGTGGCCAGGTGGAGGTGAAATCTGAGAAACTGGACTTCAAAGATAAGGTGCAGTCGAAAATCGGGTCCCTAGATAACATCAGCCACGTCCCTGGAGGAGGCAATAAAAAG ATTGAGACTCACAAGCTGACCTTCCGCGAGAACGCCAAAGCCAAGACCGACCACGGCGCCGAAATCGTCTACAAGTCCCCGACCATCTCCGGAGATGCCTCCCCGCGCCGCCTTAGCAACGTCTCCTCCACCGGCAGCATCAACCTGGTGGACTCCCCCCAGCTGGCCACGCTAGCCGACGAGGTGTCCGCCTCGCTGGCCAAGCAGGGCTTGTGA